A region of the Azospirillum sp. B510 genome:
CTGCACTTCCCGGACACCGTCACCACCGACGCCAACGGCATGGCGACACTGGCGCTGCGTGCCACCGATCCGGGCGAGCCGCGCAAGGCGGACGATATCGACGGCCAGGTCTATGGCGTGCGCCCGGCCTTCGCCGACGCCAGCTGGGCCAGCTACTACAACCCGTGGGACTTCATCAGCGTCCTGGTGTGGAGCGGCTACCAGATCCCCGAGGCGCCGACCTGGGAGCGGGACATCAAGCCGATCCTTACCCAGTACGCCAATCTCTACCCGGTTATGTTGCCGGTGCTGGACATGGGTGAATACGACAGCGTGATGAAGCACCTTGGTGTGCTGTATTACACCATGTCGGTGCCGGAGGAAGATCCGAACTACATGCCGGTGGTGCGCGACCTGTCGCCGAACAAAAGGGCGGCGGTGCTGAAGTGGTGCCAGAACCCGGTGCGCGGCGTGCCCGCGCCGGCGACGCCGCCCGCCCAGCCGGACGCGGCGGCACGGCCCAGCGCCGAGGGGTTCCCGGCCGCCGCCGGCCCGGTGCGCCGCCCGCATCCGTCCAACCACCTGAAAAAGTGAGGACCGCCCGATGACGACGCCCCGCACCGTTCCCGCCGTTGGCGCCAAGGCCGCCGACCTGCCGAAGAGCGGCCCCATCCTCTATGTCCGCAGGACGCCGCTGACGACGGTGGAGGACGTGCGCGCCGCGCTCCAGCAGGCCATCGAGCTGGAGCACGCCACGCTGCCCGTCTACCTGCAGGCCGCCTACTCGCTGGACGAGACGAAGAACGCCGAAATCGTCAGCATGATCACCGGCGTGGTGATGCAGGAGATGGAGCATTTCTGCCAGGCCGCCAACATCCTGGTGGCCATCGGCGGCAAGCCGGCCATCGACAACCCGGCCTTCGTACCGACCTACCCCGGCGGCCTGCCCAAGGGCATCGGCAGCCAGCCCGGCCAGCCGCCCTTCATCGTGCACCTGCGCGGTTTCTCCCTGGATCAGGTGGAAAACTGCTTCATGGTGATCGAGGAGCCGGCCGACCCCCTCGACATCAAGGAATCGGCCCTGCGCGCCGCCCCCTCCGACATCGCCGAGAACTACCGCACCATCGGCGAGTTCTACGACGCCATCGCGGCGGCGCTTAAGGCCCTGGGCGACGGGGTGTTCTCGCATTCCAGGGACTGGCAGGTGTACGGCATGTTCGGCACCAAGCCCATCCTCGGGCTTGAGGACGCGTTGCAGGCCATCGAACGCATCGTCCGCGAGGGCGAAGGCACGCCGACGTCCCCCATGGAGGGCGAGGTTGGAGCGACCACCGCGCATTACTACAGCTTCTACGAGATCTGGAAGGGCCGGAAGATCGGTAAGAACGCGGCCGGCGAATGGGTCTTCACCGACGCGCTGGTGCCCTTCGACCCGACGGGCGTGCAGGATCTCATCGACGACCCGAAGCAGGCCGACTACCCGCCCGGCTCCAACGTCGCGATCCAGTCGCGGGCGTTCAACACCTACTATTCCGACATGCTGAAGGCCCTGCACGCCGCCTTCAACGGCAACCCCGGCAAAATCAACCACGCCATCGGCCTGATGTTCGACATCAAGATCCAGGCCAAGCAGTTGATGGCGATGACACTCGACAACGGCAAGCACGCGGCCCCGACCTGGGAGTATGTGGCATGACCGGCTTCCCCCGCACTTTCG
Encoded here:
- a CDS encoding ferritin-like domain-containing protein, with translation MTTPRTVPAVGAKAADLPKSGPILYVRRTPLTTVEDVRAALQQAIELEHATLPVYLQAAYSLDETKNAEIVSMITGVVMQEMEHFCQAANILVAIGGKPAIDNPAFVPTYPGGLPKGIGSQPGQPPFIVHLRGFSLDQVENCFMVIEEPADPLDIKESALRAAPSDIAENYRTIGEFYDAIAAALKALGDGVFSHSRDWQVYGMFGTKPILGLEDALQAIERIVREGEGTPTSPMEGEVGATTAHYYSFYEIWKGRKIGKNAAGEWVFTDALVPFDPTGVQDLIDDPKQADYPPGSNVAIQSRAFNTYYSDMLKALHAAFNGNPGKINHAIGLMFDIKIQAKQLMAMTLDNGKHAAPTWEYVA